The DNA region AGAAATGACTGCTAAAATTAATCAGATTAGTTCTCAAGAGCTTAATGATAGTATTATTGCGGGAGTTAAAGATAATAATGGTGATGTTTTACCAAATGATGAGCTTGTTAGTATTTATCAGGTTGCAGCTAAGCCATATAGTGATATCAGCTTTCAATATTATCAAGGAGCACATCACCTTAAAAATGAGCTTCATTTAATGGATTTTGAAGATCAATATGATCTAAATTCAGATGGCTCAGTTAATATAACAGCGAAAATTATGTCTCATGCTTCTGATACAACAAATGTATTTGTAACATTACAAGATAGTAGTGGTAAAGCAGTCAATGATAAAAGGGATATACAAATAGATTCTATGCAAACCTATAATTTATCATTGACTGCTCATAATTTGCAACCAGGTGAGTATGATCTTATTATTGGAAGTGTTCTTCAAGGAGCTCAAACGTGGCAGAAAGATATGAAGATTAACCTTGTTGATCCATCTGCTGATGATATAGTTAACTTAGATAAGGTTACTGTTAATATGGTATCAAACACACCTTACTATGTGGTTGGATCTAATGATTCAGTAAGACCTAAATATGCTCCTACAGAGCTATCTCCGTTGGGTATGCATCCTGATAAGCAGGTAACTATCTTACCTTGGAATAAGGCTACTGCAGCATATGGAAATAATAAAGCAGACTATGTTAAATGTTCTCTTCCAAGTGGTAGTCCAGTATCTGTAACATATCAGGTCAGCGGCAATTTAAATAGTGTTACATGTAAAATCAAATAAGCTTAAAATAATTTTTCTTCTAAAAAAATCTTACCAAATTCTATTTTAAATATAATCAAGTTATAACTTATCTTTTTATCTTAGGTTAGTTATAAATTATTTCAGACTAGCTTAAATTAAATATTAACCTAATAATAAGGCTATTTTCAAATAGCAACGCCTTAGGAAAAATGTTATTATTGTGTTCCATGATTTTCTATATTCTCATGTGTTCTAATGAATTTAAATACTAAAATTATTTTTGTTACTGGTGGAGTTGTATCCTCACTTGGTAAAGGCGTTACAGCAGCGTCTTTGGCAACTCTCTTAGAGAGCCGTGGTTTAAATGTTACAATGATGAAACTTGACCCATATATCAATGTTGATCCTGGTACTATGAGCCCACTTCAGCATGGTGAAGTGTTTGTTACTGAAGATGGTGCTGAAACGGATCTAGATCTTGGTCATTATGAGCGTTTTATCCGTAATAAGATGACTCAAGCAAACAATTTCACAACAGGTAAAGTTTACCAGAGTGTTTTAAAAAGAGAGCGTAAAGGTGATTATCTTGGTGCAACTATTCAGGTTATTCCACATATTACAGATGAAATTAAAAGACGTGTTTGTATGGGTATTGCTGATGATGTTGATGTGGCTATCGTTGAGATTGGTGGTACAGTAGGAGATATTGAATCACAGCCATTTTTAGAAGCAATTAGACAGTTGAGAATTGAGCTTGGTAGGAATAGAACTTTGTTTGTTCATTTGACGCTCCTACCATATATAAGAGTAGCAGGAGAGTTAAAAACTAAGCCAACACAGCACTCTGTAAAAGAGCTAAGAGGTATTGGTATACAGGCAGATGTCTTGGTTTGTAGATGTGAACAAAAATTTGATGAAAATGAAAAGCGTAAAATAGCTCTTTTTACAAACGTTGATCAAGACTGTATTTTTACAGCAGAAGATGTTGAGACTATTTATGAAGTGCCACTTAAATACAAGCAACAGAAATTTGATTCTAAATTAGTAGAGCTTTTAAATTTAAATACTAATGAAGCTGACCTATCAGAGTGGCAAAGCGTTGTGAATACTATTAGAGATGTTAAAGGTCAAGTAATTATTGCTATGGTTGGTAAATATGTATCTTTAACTGAGGCATATAAGTCTTTAAATGAAGCGCTATATAATGCAGGCTACAAAAAGAGTGTTAAAGTAAAGATTAAGTTTGTTGATTCTGAAAACATTACAGATGAAAATGTTTCCTCATATTTTGAAGGTGTTGATGCGATATTGGTACCAGGTGGGTTTGGTAGTCGAGGAGCAGAGGGTAAAATAACTTCAATCAAATATGCTAGAGAAAAAAATATTCCTTTTTTAGGCATTTGTCTAGGGATGCAGTTGGCAGTTGTTGAGTATGCAAGAAATATGCTTGGATTAAAAGATGCTCACTCAAGTGAACTAGATCATGTTACAACAAATCCAGTTATAGGTTTAATTACTGAGTGGCAAGCTAAAGATGGAACTATTCATCAAAGAACGCATAATTCAGATCTAGGTGGAACAATGCGCTTAGGTAGTTATAAATGTGTTTTAAAAGAAGGGTCTCGTGCCAGAGAGATATACCAATCTGATGAGGTTATCGAAAGACATCGTCATAGATATGAAGTAAATAATAATTATGTTGAAAAGCTTGAGCAGGCTGGATTAATTTTCTCTGGAAGATCGGAAGATAATAATCTAATGGAACTTGTAGAAATACCCAAACACAAATGGTTTATAGCGTGTCAAGCCCATCCAGAATTTACTTCCACACCTAGATATGGTCATAAATTATTTGAGTCATATGTACAAGCAGCTATCGAAAATTCTAATAATTAGCTACGAGTTTTGATATTTCATGAATAAAAGTGCTATAATTTGATTTAATTAACTATTGGAGAATACTAAATGAGTAAACAAAAAACTTTGTCTATAATTAAACCAGATGCTGTTGCGAAAAATGTAATAGGAGAAATTTACAGTCGTTTTGAAAAAGCAGGGTTAAAAATAGTAGCATCTAAAATGAAACGACTATCTAAAGCAGAAGCTGAAGGCTTCTATGC from Francisella halioticida includes:
- a CDS encoding lytic polysaccharide monooxygenase codes for the protein MPGDSNSKFTITCDLPDRSGYQVIAAEWNVGDTAASFLNVVDVDFTDEYSVGTIVLPSGDTDNGGGIGGLQEYNPNMSYPNRGTEVIYEGKVYASKWWVNPGQIPGAEQWGPWEYIRDYEQTNPSDRFPVEMNTFTINNEDVRQGDRVILQVSNDGVMKEYDLVTVPQGMSANDLIKEMTAKINQISSQELNDSIIAGVKDNNGDVLPNDELVSIYQVAAKPYSDISFQYYQGAHHLKNELHLMDFEDQYDLNSDGSVNITAKIMSHASDTTNVFVTLQDSSGKAVNDKRDIQIDSMQTYNLSLTAHNLQPGEYDLIIGSVLQGAQTWQKDMKINLVDPSADDIVNLDKVTVNMVSNTPYYVVGSNDSVRPKYAPTELSPLGMHPDKQVTILPWNKATAAYGNNKADYVKCSLPSGSPVSVTYQVSGNLNSVTCKIK
- a CDS encoding CTP synthase → MNLNTKIIFVTGGVVSSLGKGVTAASLATLLESRGLNVTMMKLDPYINVDPGTMSPLQHGEVFVTEDGAETDLDLGHYERFIRNKMTQANNFTTGKVYQSVLKRERKGDYLGATIQVIPHITDEIKRRVCMGIADDVDVAIVEIGGTVGDIESQPFLEAIRQLRIELGRNRTLFVHLTLLPYIRVAGELKTKPTQHSVKELRGIGIQADVLVCRCEQKFDENEKRKIALFTNVDQDCIFTAEDVETIYEVPLKYKQQKFDSKLVELLNLNTNEADLSEWQSVVNTIRDVKGQVIIAMVGKYVSLTEAYKSLNEALYNAGYKKSVKVKIKFVDSENITDENVSSYFEGVDAILVPGGFGSRGAEGKITSIKYAREKNIPFLGICLGMQLAVVEYARNMLGLKDAHSSELDHVTTNPVIGLITEWQAKDGTIHQRTHNSDLGGTMRLGSYKCVLKEGSRAREIYQSDEVIERHRHRYEVNNNYVEKLEQAGLIFSGRSEDNNLMELVEIPKHKWFIACQAHPEFTSTPRYGHKLFESYVQAAIENSNN